TTAATAAACAACAAATCAAAGTCTTCACAAACTCGAATGGCGGAGGCTATAAACTTGAAAACAAATCAATTACAGAACATTCTACGGACTATCGCTTAGATCCCTGGTATGAATTGATTGACCTAGACAATGATGGAGACGATGATATAATAGCCAATAATAATAATTTTGGAACATACTACTCCAACAGACGATTTGATAGTTTTGAAAATGATGCTGGAAATTTCAAAAGTAAACCTGGAGACAGACTCTTTTCAGGTTATCAAATTGCCGCAAAAGCCGCTGATTTCAATAATGATAATACGGAAGATTTATTTGCTCTATATTATAATACCTCCAGAAATATAGGAGGCAATACAACTTCTTATCACTACCAAAAAAGCATGCTAGTAAACATTGACAATGTTTTAATGAAAGAGACCTCCTGTCCGTCATTTAAAAGTTTCAAATCTGCCGAAATTTTAACAGTCGATATTAATGCCGACGGTTTTTTGGATATGATGATAAGCGGAGTTGATATTTCAGGCAAGCCAGAAATTAGATTATATTTAAATGAAGGCACCCAATTACCTTATAATGTAGATCAGATTCATGGCTGTGATTCTACCACTTGGATTAATGGTAAAACCTACACCTCCAATAATTTTGAAGATGTATATCCGCAGATTTCTGAATATACCTCAACGGGTTCCACTTTCGACTGCGATCCTAGAACTGCTTTATACCTAACCATGGGTCAAAATAACAACTGGAAAGACACCGTAAATGCCACAGGTGAATTCACATGGATAGATGGCAATACCTATTATCAAAGTAACAACACCGCCACCTATACTTTAACAAATCAGTCTGGCTGTGACTCTACCATTAGCTTAAATCTCACGCTGATTCCTTTAGCAAATGAGTTGGAATCATCAATAGCACTTTTCCCTAACCCTAGCGGAGAACAACTAAAGTTTGACCTAGGACATGAGCCTGAAGAAAATCTTGAATATCAAATCTTCAATACTTCAGGTTTGGAAATGAAAACTTGGGAAAGTAATCTTAAAGAACAAGTCATAGACATTAGCCCATTACCCTCTGGAACCTATATTATCAAATATCAAGAGGGGCTTAAGAGCGAATCTATGAAGTTTGTTAAGCGGTAAGAAATATCAAGAAGTATGCACCGGTAATTCCCCTGGCATCCCCCACTCTGCCCAGCTTCCGTCATAAACTGCGGCGTTTTTATAACCTGCTATTTCGGCTGCTAGAGCAATAACCGAGGCCGTTACGCCAGAGCCGCAGGTCATTACTAGACTTTTATTTTCTAATTGATAGTTATCAAAGATTGCTTTCAACTCCTCTTCAGATTTCATGTAAATGCCATTTTGAACCGAAGGGAAAGGCAAACAAACGGAATTAGGTATATGGCCTCCTCTTAAACCAGCTCTTGGTTCAGGAGCAGTTCCATCAAATCGTCCTTGTGACCTTGCATCCATTATTTGAAATGTCTTATTATCAATAATTGACAAGACATCTTCTGCTTTATAAAACAGGCTTTTATTGGTTTTAGCTTCAAAATCTCCCTTCTCCACTTTTGGCCATTCGGCTTTCACCGTTTCAAAACCTGCTTCTTTCCAAGCTGGATACCCTCCACTTAAGACATAAACATGCTCGTGCCCCATGGCTCTAAACATCCACCAAGCTCTAGCACTTCCATAAGTACCCACTTGGTCATAAACCACAATAATAGAGTCTTTATTGATACCAATATTTTGAGCGGCAGCTATAAAATATTCCTCCGTAGGCATCATGTGCGGTAAGTCGGTATCTAAAATGCTAAAATCAGCATTGATATCCATCATTACCGCTCCTGGGATTTTGTAACCAGACTCCCAATCTTCAGCTGCTTTTACAGGTTTCATTTTAGCTTCTACTATTATAACTTTAGAATCATCCTGCTGAGTTGCCAGCCATTTTACACTTACTAAAGGAATATTTTGCTTTTGCATGTTAGAGTTTGTTATTAGTCACCATCAATTAATCGAAATTTAAGAGCATTTCCTTAGTTTTGCGATGCATTTAAGGGATTTAATGCTTTACGAAGAAAATTCAGTTTCAATCTTCCTATTAAATAGCCCTATATTCAGATTTTC
This sequence is a window from Arcticibacterium luteifluviistationis. Protein-coding genes within it:
- a CDS encoding sulfurtransferase, which gives rise to MQKQNIPLVSVKWLATQQDDSKVIIVEAKMKPVKAAEDWESGYKIPGAVMMDINADFSILDTDLPHMMPTEEYFIAAAQNIGINKDSIIVVYDQVGTYGSARAWWMFRAMGHEHVYVLSGGYPAWKEAGFETVKAEWPKVEKGDFEAKTNKSLFYKAEDVLSIIDNKTFQIMDARSQGRFDGTAPEPRAGLRGGHIPNSVCLPFPSVQNGIYMKSEEELKAIFDNYQLENKSLVMTCGSGVTASVIALAAEIAGYKNAAVYDGSWAEWGMPGELPVHTS